From the genome of Flavobacterium ovatum, one region includes:
- the rplU gene encoding 50S ribosomal protein L21 has protein sequence MYAIVEIAGQQFKVTKDLKVYVNRLTNEEGSKVSFDKVLLLDDNGNVSLGAPVIEGASVEAKVLQHLKGDKVIVFKKKRRKGYKKRNGHRQYLTQIVIEGITATGAKKAAPKKAAAEVATEEEAPKAKKAAKAKKEDTQE, from the coding sequence ATGTATGCAATCGTAGAGATAGCAGGGCAACAGTTCAAAGTAACTAAAGACTTAAAGGTTTATGTTAACCGTTTGACTAACGAAGAAGGTTCAAAAGTTTCTTTTGACAAAGTTCTTTTATTAGATGACAACGGAAACGTATCTTTAGGCGCCCCAGTTATAGAAGGTGCTTCAGTAGAAGCTAAAGTGTTACAACACTTAAAAGGAGACAAAGTTATCGTTTTCAAAAAGAAAAGAAGAAAAGGGTACAAGAAAAGAAACGGTCATAGACAATATCTTACTCAAATTGTAATCGAAGGAATCACTGCAACAGGCGCTAAGAAAGCAGCTCCTAAAAAAGCAGCGGCAGAAGTAGCAACTGAAGAAGAAGCTCCTAAAGCAAAAAAAGCTGCAAAAGCTAAAAAAGAGGATACTCAAGAATAA
- a CDS encoding pitrilysin family protein — MKKYLMVLSTALLVGGATAAQTIAFEEYNLENGLHVILHQDHDVPVIVTSVMYHVGSKDENPNKTGFAHFFEHLLFEGTKNIERGEWFKIVSSNGGVNNANTSDDRTYYYEVFPSNNLELGLWMESERLMHPVINQIGVDTQTKVIIEEKNSRYDNQPYGMIIAKVKENIFKNHPYRWTTIGSTEHLNSATLEDFKDFNAKFYIPNNAVLVVAGDFEKKQAKEWIKEYFGPILKGAEIKRETFVEEPIAQTIKAKYEDPNIQIPMLVASYRTPSMKTRDSRVLDFISAYLSDGKSSKLYKKIVDDKKIALQIGAVGFNQEDYGMYIVYGLPMEGFTTVDLLKEIDEEIVKIQKDLISENDYLKLQNQFENQYVNENSSLEGVAENLARYYLLYGDINLINTEKDIYRSVTREEIREVANKYLNPNQRLILDYIPAKEVNQN; from the coding sequence ATGAAAAAATATCTAATGGTGTTAAGTACTGCCCTTTTAGTTGGCGGAGCAACTGCAGCTCAAACTATAGCTTTTGAAGAATATAATCTGGAAAATGGTTTGCATGTAATTTTACATCAAGATCATGATGTTCCAGTGATTGTTACTTCGGTAATGTACCATGTGGGGTCTAAGGATGAAAATCCTAATAAAACTGGTTTTGCTCACTTTTTTGAACATTTATTGTTTGAAGGGACTAAAAATATTGAAAGAGGTGAGTGGTTTAAAATTGTTTCTTCCAATGGAGGAGTGAATAACGCAAATACCTCTGATGATCGAACCTATTACTATGAAGTTTTTCCTTCTAATAATTTGGAACTCGGACTTTGGATGGAGTCAGAGCGATTGATGCATCCTGTTATTAATCAAATTGGGGTGGATACACAAACCAAAGTGATTATCGAAGAGAAAAATTCAAGGTATGACAATCAACCGTATGGGATGATTATTGCAAAAGTGAAAGAAAATATCTTTAAAAATCATCCTTATCGATGGACTACAATAGGTTCTACGGAGCATCTTAATTCGGCGACATTAGAAGATTTTAAAGATTTTAATGCCAAATTCTATATTCCTAATAATGCGGTTTTAGTTGTTGCAGGTGATTTTGAAAAAAAACAAGCTAAAGAATGGATTAAGGAATATTTTGGACCAATTTTAAAGGGTGCGGAGATCAAAAGAGAAACTTTTGTGGAGGAACCTATTGCTCAAACTATAAAAGCTAAATACGAAGATCCTAATATACAGATCCCAATGTTGGTTGCTTCATATAGAACTCCTTCAATGAAGACACGTGATTCTCGTGTTCTTGATTTTATCTCAGCTTATCTTAGTGATGGTAAAAGTTCTAAGCTGTATAAGAAAATTGTAGATGATAAGAAAATTGCTTTACAAATAGGTGCAGTAGGCTTTAATCAAGAAGATTACGGTATGTATATTGTATATGGTTTGCCAATGGAGGGTTTTACAACTGTAGATTTGTTAAAAGAAATTGATGAGGAAATTGTTAAAATCCAAAAGGATTTAATTTCTGAAAATGATTATCTGAAATTGCAAAATCAATTCGAAAATCAGTATGTTAATGAAAACTCAAGTCTAGAGGGTGTTGCGGAGAATTTAGCTCGGTACTATTTACTTTACGGTGATATTAATTTGATTAATACTGAAAAAGACATTTATCGATCTGTAACTAGGGAAGAAATCAGAGAAGTGGCTAATAAATATCTGAATCCAAACCAACGTTTGATATTAGATTATATTCCGGCTAAAGAAGTAAATCAAAATTAG
- a CDS encoding pitrilysin family protein → MKKTILLILLILTGIMYAQDRAQPKPGKPPVVHLKKPQTFQLPNGLKVMVVENHKLPKVNFNLTIDNPPFAEGDKKGVDDLCSSLIGNGSSKIAKDDFNEEVDFMGASISFTSHGARANTLSRYAVRVLELMSFGALYPDFTQVEFDKEKAKIIESLKSEEKSVPAIASRVVDALAFGVEHPLGEFVTPETLNNVTLNDVKDLYATYFSPENAYLVIVGDVKFVEIKPWVEKLFGSWKKTNMPTLTYADPENVASTQINFVDVPNAVQSEISVVNTFLLKMSDKDFFPAALASTILGGEFNSYLNMNLREKNGWTYGANSSIGAGKYVTKVRSYSAVRNAVTDSAAVEIVKEIKRLRTEKVTEERLASVKAGFIGRFVMQAQKPQSVARYALNTEVEELPKDFYENYIKTITAVTPDDIIKVANKYFRVDNSRIVIAGKGEEVLLGLEKLGLPIYYFDKYGNPVEKPVFKKE, encoded by the coding sequence ATGAAAAAAACAATATTATTAATCCTATTGATTCTAACAGGAATTATGTACGCACAAGATAGAGCACAACCTAAACCTGGGAAACCACCAGTCGTTCATTTAAAAAAACCTCAAACTTTTCAACTGCCTAATGGCTTGAAGGTAATGGTCGTTGAAAACCATAAGTTGCCAAAAGTAAATTTTAATCTAACAATTGATAATCCGCCGTTTGCTGAAGGTGATAAAAAGGGTGTAGATGATTTATGCAGCAGTCTCATAGGGAATGGAAGTTCTAAAATTGCTAAAGATGATTTTAATGAGGAAGTTGACTTCATGGGAGCATCTATCAGTTTTACTTCGCATGGGGCAAGAGCGAATACTTTATCGCGTTATGCGGTAAGGGTACTTGAATTAATGTCTTTTGGGGCTTTGTATCCTGATTTTACTCAAGTTGAATTTGATAAAGAAAAAGCTAAAATTATTGAAAGCTTAAAGTCTGAAGAAAAGAGTGTGCCTGCTATCGCGAGTCGTGTAGTGGATGCTTTAGCTTTTGGTGTTGAACATCCTTTGGGTGAATTTGTGACTCCTGAAACTTTAAATAATGTTACATTAAATGATGTTAAAGATTTATATGCTACTTATTTTAGTCCTGAAAATGCCTATTTAGTAATTGTAGGAGATGTGAAGTTTGTTGAGATTAAACCATGGGTTGAAAAACTATTTGGTTCTTGGAAGAAAACAAATATGCCCACATTGACTTATGCTGATCCTGAAAATGTAGCTTCTACTCAAATTAATTTTGTAGATGTGCCTAATGCAGTACAGTCCGAAATTTCTGTGGTGAATACCTTTTTACTAAAAATGAGTGATAAAGATTTTTTTCCTGCGGCTCTGGCATCAACTATCTTAGGAGGAGAATTCAATAGTTATTTGAATATGAATTTAAGGGAGAAAAACGGATGGACTTATGGGGCTAATTCCTCAATAGGAGCAGGGAAGTATGTGACTAAAGTACGCTCGTATTCAGCAGTAAGGAATGCGGTTACAGATAGTGCTGCAGTCGAAATTGTTAAAGAAATTAAGCGATTGCGAACAGAGAAGGTTACCGAAGAACGTTTAGCATCAGTGAAAGCAGGTTTCATAGGTCGTTTTGTGATGCAAGCACAAAAACCACAATCAGTAGCTCGTTATGCGCTGAATACTGAAGTTGAGGAATTGCCAAAAGATTTTTATGAAAACTACATCAAAACTATAACTGCTGTTACTCCTGATGATATTATTAAAGTCGCTAATAAATATTTTCGTGTAGATAATAGTCGCATTGTTATTGCGGGAAAAGGAGAGGAAGTACTTCTTGGATTAGAAAAGTTAGGATTGCCTATTTATTATTTTGATAAATATGGAAATCCAGTTGAGAAGCCTGTTTTTAAGAAAGAATAA